The genomic interval CAGCAAAAAGGGTATTTTCATTCCATCATTCCATCCATAACATAGTTACATCATGTCTGGCTATTTCTGTCATGGTTGTTTTTAAACACTTTCAgtaataaaacatctaaaaacaaaattgtCATCATACTCTGGTTCGTAATCTAATTTATGTCAGTCTATGGGTCATTGACgtacaaaaaaaatgaccaaaaccaACATTGGGTTACTCCATCGTTCAATACTTTGTGACTTTCCCACCACCACATGTGGTTTCATTCTCTGTCATTTCCTAAAACAACTGGGAACTGTAGTTTTCATCAAAGTCAAAcaggagttttaaaaaaagcacatttgttTGGGACTATTTTAAGCTGCGGATTAAGGAACATTTGGTGCTCTAGATCTAGGAAGTGTttacagcagtagcagcagGTGTACGTGAGTAAGCCTgagtcaaaataaactacagtgctCATGTTCATGGTAATTACGGAATGTGTCACTCAATGCAATGGTGTGACTCATTGAGGCTTTTGAAAGTAGTTTTTGACAACAATGGAGGTCGGTGGCATGCAGAGATAAGCTAAACCAGGCTTGATATAATTTATAATTAattgttaacatattttcatggCATTTGCTGACAATGAGATAGGAGATAAGATAACAAGAAATAAAGAATATCCCCAGCCTTTCCCTTTAGTGTTATATCAGATTATCAGATTGGAAAAAAACTCTCAATTGTACTGCCACTTTTATATAAAtaactgtgttttctttactCTGTGTGTCCAGGTTCTTCCCCAGCTAATATGGGATATCACAGAGAGGTTTCAGGGGCCTGACCTGCTCTGTCGGTCCATCAAGTACCTGCAGATTGTGGGCATGTTTGCTTCCTCTTACATGATTGTTGCCATGACAGTAGACCGGCACCATGCCATCTGCTGCCCATTGCAGGCTTACCGTGGGGGAGCAATGTCCCGCTGGAACACCCCTGTCATGGTGGCCTGGGGCTTGGCACTAGTCCTCAGCATACCGCAGGTAAGGAGGGGTGAACACGCATATGCAAACAATACttcacacgcactcacacaggCACATGGTGAAATAGGAAATGAGAGCTTGGCGGGTGTTCACGCCCTGATTTCTACAATAGACCTCAAGATGTTGGTCTATTTTTAGCCTGATGAGGTCATTGCAGTTCAGCTAATGGAAGAGGAAGCTGACAGTCATGTCTGCGGGTGTGCTGACCACCTCCTTTTGTTCGGTCTGTCAGGTGTTCATCTTCTCTCGCACAGAAGTGAATCACGGAGAGTACGAGTGCTGGGGTCACTTTGCCGAGCCATGGGGGCTGAAGGCCTACGTCACCTGGATGACCGTGGCAGTCTTCCTCCTGCCTGCCCTCATCATTACCATCTGTCAGGTAATACTGGTTTTGCTGGCTGGACACTGCACAGTCCACAAGGAGTCACAGGTTGGCTGCAGGCAACATTATCCAATAATGAAGCGTGTGGCATGAAtgaaattctgttttgtttacatgGAGGGCGCACTTGGCAGCCATTGTTCAGTAACCCATGGGGGACTTTGGCTGGTGTTATGTAGCATCCCAAGGCAGACCGGCATTCTGGGCTGCCTCTCATCAGCACTGCTGCTCTATTTAGGGAAAGATATTTCCAGGGTCCAGCTATTTCCCCTAATTAACACGGCACTTGGAAGACCACTGCTGAGAAGGCTGCTCAGAAAATCTGCCCACTGTGAGAATCTCCTGCCAGGAAGTGGAATATACCAGATCTCAGCCAAACATAGAATCCTTGACCTTTATCTTTCTCAAATTTCAAATCGAGAGACACTTTTTCAGAAGTATTTAAGATGTTGTTCCTGGAGAGGGGAAGTTATGCTGAAACTGTCGACCGACTCAGCTGATTAAGTCCATATAGTTTAATGGTATAACTGTATGGCTTTGTCGATTGCATTGTCTTACTCTGTTCTGTCATAAAGAAGAGCAACGtttgacagaaacttaaaacaagcacaaaaaaaagcagaaattagCTGCGGGTATGAATCATAACTTGAAATATTACCTGatttcaaatattgtttttagtTTCTCAGGGGAGCGTGAAGAGTCATTTCGCTGCAATAACATCTTTATGGTGGCATTTCTGATTCATTGcataaaaaatgtctgaaacagGTTTATGTCTGATGGTGAAGgccaacacacactctcactttCGTGTCAAATTTCCTGTCACGGCCCATTCTAAAAAGcagaaatgcaaacaaaataaacatctgaaTCTGCCACGTGTCACCTCATATTCCCAGGCGCGAGGGACTTTTTTCAGATGTTGTTCATCTTTCTACGCCCTTCAGAGAGACTGAAAGACAGATTGTGAATGAAAAATgcaaattacaaaaaatgaaGAATGTAATATATACTTTTAAacatacataaacaaacattaaaaaagatcaaaacataatctataaatacatacaaaagaacaaaaaatctGCCATATATATATTAGTCGTGGAAAATTGTAGCCAATCTGCATTGAAATTTGGTTTTAATAAGAAAAATTGTGGAAGCGTGCTCAGTTTTAGCATTGTAATGACATTTATTAGATTTGGAGTTTTCATATATATTGTAAAAGTTACCTGTGGAGCCTCCCAACATATACTTTATAACCTCCATGTGTACAAAACTCAGAAGTTCTCCAAGTATAAGACGTGTAGCAATTAAGgaggcaaaacaaaaagcagtaGAAATTAATATTGCGCTCTGGTATTTGCAATCAGAGGGGAAGGCGACACATTTTGACTGCAGTCTTTGAATGTCTTCATGGACTGTCTTGTTTCTCTCATCACCTGCTTATTCTTGAAACAtattcctcttttcttttttttttcagataagAATCTTCCGAGAGATTCACAACAACATCTacctgaagtcagagaggatGGTGACAGCTGAGATGAAGAAGAACGAAATCCTGTTCCGCTTCCACGGCTTCAAGAAGGAGGACGAGCGGGCGAGGGAGAGGGGGACCCGGGcatctggaggaggaggggggaggggaggacagCTCTTAAAGGGTGTGAATAACAACCCTCACAATACCAACCATAACAGCCAAGTAGCATCAGGTATTCAATACAACAGTTGCTGTGGTGAACACGACACAACAGCATCGCCTACGCAGCAGCAAATACTGAGCAGCTCAGATTGCCACGAGTCATACACGTCCTACGAGCTGAACTCAGGCTCACCCCGCTGCTCCCTCGACTACGCACCCCCTCTCCCTCCAGCCACTCCACCTCCAAGCATCACTAAAGCCATGTCCAAGACAGTGAGGATGACCCTGGTCATCGTGCTGGTCTATACTATCTGCTGGTCACCTTTCTTCATCGTCCAGCTGTGGGCGGCCTGGGACCCAAACCCTCCTAACCAAGGTCAGTCACAGAAGTGCATATCAACCCAATCGCCACAATGAATAAACGCTGGCGTCGTACATCCCTCCAAACCAAGGATGTGCTAAAAATTtacatttgacacatttaaatgttatcTTCCTCAGTGTTGCAACTTCATGTACTTTTATGTTCAAAATTTGCTTAAGGTCTGGTTagttagaaaaagatcatgttttggcgtACCTagttctgttgccacaaacacatctgaaaTATGTCCGGACATCTCGCCATAACTATCcggttttgttgccactaacatggctggaaattgtcccgtCGACGTCTTGTTAAAGGTATCCACTAGTTCTCACtcacaaatgtaaacacaatgtCAACCACCGTCACGCCACCAACTTCCTCTCCAACTCCTGACACAAAATTCAACTGAAACATAGCGAGGATTTTGAAGTCTGGGGGACTTCAGGTCCTACCCCCGAAAATGCAGATTCTAAGGACCGTGTTTCCTGCTTTTTGATGACATTCAAAGAATGACAAAACTAAATAATAAGTAAGTAAAATCTTAATACACAGTCAAACATACATTGTTTAGCTGGCCGTTATCATGCATGACATTGCCAGCCTAGATAAACCAATCACAGTAGATTAGATAGCTCGTATAATTCAAATCACAGCAATATTACATAACCATAATTTTAACATATCCATGATAAACAAGAGAGCATCATTTATCATTAACCAAAAACCTCATAGCAATCTAACCTCAAATGTGGCTAGTAATATCCATTCAGCTAGTGTGCTAAACACTTGAATGCTAAGATTGCAATTCACATCTTCACAACAATGAACTTCATGTAAATCAATTAGCATTTTTAGTTATCACCTAATTATCACGAGAGATGCACACAGTTAAGCACACAACACAGACAAGGCACTTAGAAACTACCTGCTAGTATACTGAACCCAACTATGCACTAATGAGCAGGACTGAATGGAATGCCGGCAGcgtaaactttatttttccccCCTCTGATGGGAGAGTCTGTGCCCGGCACTGCCCCATGCTTCCAGCTTCAGTGGGTGCGACCCCCATGATTGACAGAAGAATCAAAGCGGCAGATTTCACAGCCCCTTTACTTAAAATGTTACCTAAGAAACAGGAATTCTTCTCTCCAGCAAGTATGAAATTAGTTAAAATATTCTTTCTCCTGTACATTTCTCTGTCCGTCTCCTACTCACAGAGGGGGACGTGGTGCAACAGTAGAGGAGACAGCATGCTGTACAGTGCCAGAAACAGGTTGCGATATTTAAAGAGGgagaaaagtgtgaaaaattGGGAGAAAATACAGCAGAATTGTGACCTCGGTTGAAAACCAGGAGagggcaataaaaaaaacaccagtctgTGGGGAAAATCATGAGGATTGACAAAGTATGTGTTTGCAATTCAGCctcaaaaagcaacaaaaacagacatctgGGTTATAACCATTACCAGTGAATCACTTTGTTGTTTATTCTCAGATGGGTTAATCCACCTTATCCAAGTTTATCCATTTAATTGCCCTAAATGTTCAAACCCCATCTGGTTTGCACTGCAGGCGGCCAAAAAACAAATAGGCAAAACAAGCAGGTCTGTTTCCTAACAACAACCTCGGATGTGATCAATGCTGATGTCCGTCGTAGTGATTCTAAACACGAGCTCACTCATTATTCAGAAGACACCTAGCTCCAGCTCTGATGTGGTAACAGTGAGTGAAACCCAAGGTCAAAAACTATGTTTGTTTTGACTCAAAACCAGAAACCCTTGGATTACATCTCTGGCCTCTGCACATTTTGGCACGGGGAACATGATCTGTTGATGTCTTTGCTGGCAGCCAGTGATGGAGCAGGTGAGGCTATTGTCGCCGTAAGCTGCGGCTGATAGTACGCTCTGAGTGGGTGTCCTTTGATCTGAAGctaaagacaaacaacagaggCCAGTAAATAACCAGTTTATATCCCTTGCTGGTTTTGCAACACCACCAGATGTTGACATTTCACCAATAATGATTACATGCcagcagcgcacacacacagtggaaatCACAAGCAGACACACGAATGAGGCAAGCTTGCAGGCACACATCCTCGATCGACATGCATATACACAGCGTTTGCATCAACGTGAGTGAGTCCTTACTGGCAGGCAGCTCAAACTAGCTCAAGCtatctcaaacacacaaacacacccgcCCGCATAGGTGATCATTATCAGCTCTGCCATCTAAAATCCGTTTCTCCTCATCACTTGTCCTCAAGTGGCCGTGGTGAAATAAGCACCCTCTAGTTATTACATAAAATACTTGTGCCTTTTTCAGCCGTGTTcgttttgttgttggtttgaaAGCAGGGacacaaaaaaactgaatgaaTGGATTTCTACTTGGATgtaggatgggtctcggcccagaatagagcCAGAATCCAGGACTTTTTTCAcaattctttttcatttcttcctgAAATAATGTGTGgatcttgaagaaaaaaaaaaaaagcatatttcAGTGAGTGGTATCTATGCAAAACTACAATTTGATGC from Sparus aurata chromosome 7, fSpaAur1.1, whole genome shotgun sequence carries:
- the avpr2aa gene encoding vasopressin V2 receptor yields the protein MESISLETDWDGLALSSLAAAGRNNFSSSSLFVSELNSLNSSHGGGSFFGIFPENSSTTTPHTLPQPRVRDLGLARAEITVLALVLALTTLGNSFVLWVLLRRRKHNAPMHVFMVNLCVADLVVALFQVLPQLIWDITERFQGPDLLCRSIKYLQIVGMFASSYMIVAMTVDRHHAICCPLQAYRGGAMSRWNTPVMVAWGLALVLSIPQVFIFSRTEVNHGEYECWGHFAEPWGLKAYVTWMTVAVFLLPALIITICQIRIFREIHNNIYLKSERMVTAEMKKNEILFRFHGFKKEDERARERGTRASGGGGGRGGQLLKGVNNNPHNTNHNSQVASGIQYNSCCGEHDTTASPTQQQILSSSDCHESYTSYELNSGSPRCSLDYAPPLPPATPPPSITKAMSKTVRMTLVIVLVYTICWSPFFIVQLWAAWDPNPPNQGVAFTILMLLASLNSCTNPWIYTAFSSSVSRELQSLLQCRSRPGRRGSLPDDSTTTHTSTTKDSLY